ACTGTTGCTCGCAATCACGCACCCACTGCAGACAATCGGCTTGGATAAACTGATACTGGCGTCCCATCAGCTTATTGAGCATAAAGTTATCTTTAGCCCAGTTAAGATAGGTATTAGACATATCCACTGTGGTAACAGACTTAGCACCACCTTTTGCCGCATGCACAGAGGCCGAGCCGGTATAAGAAAACAGGTTCAGTACATCACGACCTTTAGATTTTTCGCCAACCAACTTACGGGTCAGACGATGATCTAAAAATAGGCCAGTATCCAGATAGTCAGTCAGGTTAACGCGGAACTGACACCCATATTCAGTGGTAATAAGCTCCAGTTTTTCTTTATCCAGCTTCTGATACTGACTGGTGCCTTTTTGCCGCTCGCGGGTTTTGAGTACAATTTTTTCTGGATCCACGCCTGCTGCCGCAGGCAGTGCCAACAGCATATCTGTCATGCGACGCTTAGTGACATTTTCAGGAATTTTAGCTGGCGCAGCATATTCCTGAACCACCACATAATCCTGATAACGGTCAACAGCAACATTGTATTCTGGAATATCAGCATCATAAATGCGGTAGCAGTCTAATCCTTCTTTCTTGGCCCACTTATCCAGCTGCTTAATATTCTTTTTCAAACGGTTAGCAAACGGCTCGGCAACCTTAGTGATATCAACACCTTCTGCTGACGGCATTTCCCGGCGGGTTGATTTTGCATGCAAGGTATAAAGATTAAAACCACATTCCAGCGCACCGTTAAACATCTTCATCTGTTTATCGGCTTTAAGCTTAATGGCTGACATCAGCTCAATATCGGAACACAGCATGGCCACTTTCCAGCCGCCAAATTCTCGCTTCAGTTTGTCACCCAACTGGTAATACAACTGCAGCAACTCAGACATATTGCCCAGTCGCTCACCATAAGGAGGGTTAGTCACCAGATAGCCAGTGTCGGCTGCCGGAGTCACATTCAGCGCATTGCTTACTTTAAAATCAATCAGATGCGCGACACCAGCCAATTGGGCATTGCGCTTAGCCAGTGCAACCACCCGGGAGTCAATGTCTGACGCATAAAAGTGGATATCGCACTGCTGCAACCCGCGATTAGCACGGACATCTGCCTCTGTTTTGATTTCCAGCCACATCTCTTCTTTATGACGGCGCCAGTGCTCAAAACCAAATTTACGCCGCTTTAATGCTGGCGCCACATCGGCTGCAATCAATGCCGCTTCGATCACCACGGTACCACTGCCGCAGAAAGGGTCCATCAAGGTCTGCATTGACTGCGCCCAGCCACTGCGGACCAACATGTTAGCCGCTAAGTTTTCTTTCAACGGCGCTTCACCGGTACGATCACGGTAGCCACGCTGATGTAAGGCAGGACCGGAAAAGTTCAACCCGATAGTGATCTGATTATTGCGGTAATGGGCATCAATGCGGATATCAGCATCAGTGCGGCTGACGTCAGGACGACGATCAAAATCATCACGGAAACGGTCAACTACCGCATCCTTAATTTTTAATGCCCCGAACTGAGAGTTATTGATAAAGCCGCCAGTACCATGAAAATCAATGGCAAAACTGCAACGGTAATCAAAATGGCTGGGCCAATCGATACAGTAGGCCGCATCATACAATTGCTGGGCAGACTCACAGGCACCTTTATAGATAATCAGTACCACCCGGCTGGCCAAACGGCTCCACAGGGTAATACGGTAGGCCTGCTCCAGTGTGGCAGAGAAATACACCCCGGCTACACTCTCTTTAATTTCGCTGGCGCCCAGAGCGGCCAGTTCACCCGCCAGGGCATATTCAAAGCCCTTCGGGGCTGCGGCAAAAAATGAAAACATGTATCAATCGTTACGCTAGCTTATAAAATTGGCAGCCATTATACCCTTTGGCCGCCACAAAAGATAAACAGATCTGCGCCCCACTGATATTCAGCTAAATGGGCAAATATCACTCACCCGTTAATGCCGTAATCGTAAGGTACGAATACAGATTTACCTTGCGAAAGGTATCTAGCGAAGCGTACCTGTCGCAGAACAGCTATCGCGCCTCCTCCCACACTTTCCCCTCAGCCAGCCATGCCCGGTGTAACTTGTGACTGAATCGCTTAAAAGCTACATGATGCTACAACCCGAAAATCAATGTGCCGTAATCAGGTACTACCCCATATGGACTGGCCGGTAATGATGAAAAAGTAAGCAAACTGGCATATTGCTAGACGCCTTTTTTCTTTAACCATTTTAAAAGTAGGGATTAAGCCACAGGATCGGCTAGCC
This region of Shewanella sp. NFH-SH190041 genomic DNA includes:
- the rlmKL gene encoding bifunctional 23S rRNA (guanine(2069)-N(7))-methyltransferase RlmK/23S rRNA (guanine(2445)-N(2))-methyltransferase RlmL; translated protein: MFSFFAAAPKGFEYALAGELAALGASEIKESVAGVYFSATLEQAYRITLWSRLASRVVLIIYKGACESAQQLYDAAYCIDWPSHFDYRCSFAIDFHGTGGFINNSQFGALKIKDAVVDRFRDDFDRRPDVSRTDADIRIDAHYRNNQITIGLNFSGPALHQRGYRDRTGEAPLKENLAANMLVRSGWAQSMQTLMDPFCGSGTVVIEAALIAADVAPALKRRKFGFEHWRRHKEEMWLEIKTEADVRANRGLQQCDIHFYASDIDSRVVALAKRNAQLAGVAHLIDFKVSNALNVTPAADTGYLVTNPPYGERLGNMSELLQLYYQLGDKLKREFGGWKVAMLCSDIELMSAIKLKADKQMKMFNGALECGFNLYTLHAKSTRREMPSAEGVDITKVAEPFANRLKKNIKQLDKWAKKEGLDCYRIYDADIPEYNVAVDRYQDYVVVQEYAAPAKIPENVTKRRMTDMLLALPAAAGVDPEKIVLKTRERQKGTSQYQKLDKEKLELITTEYGCQFRVNLTDYLDTGLFLDHRLTRKLVGEKSKGRDVLNLFSYTGSASVHAAKGGAKSVTTVDMSNTYLNWAKDNFMLNKLMGRQYQFIQADCLQWVRDCEQQFDLIFIDPPTFSNSKRMEDSWDVQRDHAQVLIDLKKLLRPGGEIIFSNNKRKFKMDMEQLANAGLSAKNIDAQLLPMDYKRNAQIHNVWLITHA